In Microcella indica, the genomic window ATCGTCATTCTCGCCGCGGGCATGGGCAGCCGCCTCGGCCGCGAGCTTCCCAAGCCGCTCACCAAGCTCAGCGACGGCCGCACCATCATGGGCCAGCAGCACGACAACATTCGTGCCGCGTTCGGCACGGACGTGACCATCACGACCGTCGTCGGCTACAAGCTCGAGCACATCATCGATGCGTTCCCCGACGTCGAGTACGTCTACAACGAGCAGTACGACCAGACCAACACCTCCAAGAGCCTGCTGCGCGCCCTTAAGGCGACCGGCAAGCACGGCGTGCTGTGGATGAACGGCGATGTCGTCTTCGACCCGCAGGCTCTCGTCCGCTCGGCTGAGCTCGTGCACGCCGACCGCTCCTTCGTGAGCGTCAACACCTCCACGGTGAGCGACGAGGAGGTCAAGTACACTGTCGACGCCGAGGGCTTCATCGAGAAGCTCTCCAAGACCGTCGTCGGCGGGCTCGGCGAGGCCGTGGGCATCAACTACGTCTCGAGCCGCGACAAGGCCGCGCTCGTGCACCACCTCACTCGCTGCGCCGATCAGGACTACTTCGAGCGCGGCATCGAGCTCGCGATCGAGCACGACCGCGTGCGTATCGAGCCGGTCGACATCAGCGACCTGTACGCGGTCGAGGTCGACTTCGCCGAAGACCTCGAGCGGGCCAACCTCTTCGTCTGAGCGATCGGGGCCGCCGTCCGGTCCACCCGCCGCCGGCGGCGCCCTCCACCGCAGTGCGCGGTGGTACGACTACCGTTGACCGCGTGACCACCGCCCTCCCCCCGCGCCGCGCGCGTTCGCGCTTCGATGCGTACCGCCAGTCGCTCTGGCTGCTGACGAGCCGCGACCTGCGCGTGCGGTACTCGACGTCATTCCTGGGCTACTTCTGGTCGGTGCTCGAGCCGCTCGTCATGGCGGTCATCTACTGGTTCGTCTTCACGCAGATCGTGCAGCGCACGATCGGTGCCGAGCCCTACATCGTGTTCCTGCTCGCGGGCCTGCTGCCGTGGATGTGGTTCAACGGCGCCGTCGGCGACTCGACGCGCGCCTTCATCAAGGACGCGAAGCTCGTGCGCTCGACGCGCATCCCTCGCACCGTCTGGATCAACCGGATCGTGCTCGCGAAGGGCATCGAGTTCCTCGCGAGCATCCCCGTCATCGTCGTGTTCGCCATCATCTTCGGTGCCACGCTCACGTGGGGTGTGCTGTGGCTGCCGCTCGCGGTGGTGCTGCAGACGGTGCTCACGGTCGGGCTCGCCATGATGATCGCGCCGCTCGTCGTGTTCTTCCGCGACCTCGAGCGCGCGGTCAAGCTCATCCTGCGCTTCCTGTTCTACGGCTCGCCCATCATCTACGGCCTCTCCGACCTGCCAGACGGGCTGGAGCTCTGGGCCTCGTTCAATCCGCTCGCGGGCATCATCTCGCTCTACCGGGCGAGCTTCTTCCCCGACCAGGTCGATGCGACCGCCGTGCTCATCGCGGCCGCGATGAGTCTCCTCTTCCTGGGTGCGGGCATCCTCGTCTTCCGGCGCATGGTGCGCTCGGTGCTCAAGGAGATCTGATGGCGACGACCGAGCCGAGGAGCGCACCCGTCATCCGGGCCAGCGGAGCGGGAATCCGGTTCCGGCGCAATCGCACGGGACGGCGATCGTTCAAGGACCTGTTCGCGGGGCGGGACCGCCGCGCGCGCCCCGGTGAGTTCTGGGCGCTGCGCGGCATCGACGTCACCGTGCACGAGGGAGAGGCCATCGGCGTGGTCGGCCGCAACGGCCAGGGCAAGTCGACGCTGCTCAAGCTCGTGGCGGGCGTCATGCTGCCCGACGAGGGCACCGTGGAGGTGCACGGCGGTGTCGCGCCCCTCATCGAGATCACGGGCGGCTTCGTCGACGACCTGACGGTGCGCGAGAACGTCTTCCTCACGGCGGGACTGCACGGGATGCCCCGGGCCGAGATCGTCGCCCGCTACGACGAGATCATCGACTTCGCCGAGCTGCGCGACTTCGTCGGCACCCCGTACAAGCACCTGTCGAGCGGCATGAAGGTGCGGCTCGCGTTCGCGGTCATCTCGCGGCTCGAAGAGCCGATCCTGCTCGTGGACGAGGTGCTCGCCGTGGGCGACAAGGCCTTCCGCGCCAAGTGCTATCGGCGCATCGACGAGCTGCTCTCCGCCGGCCGCACCCTCTTCTTCGTGTCGCACAACGAGCGCGACCTGAAGCGGTTCTGCGCGCGCGGGCTCTACCTCGACAAGGGCGAGCTCAAGCTCGACGGCCCGATCGGTGAGGTTCTCGCCGCCTACGACGCCGACTACGGGAGCGTGACGTGAGCCTGACACCGCACGAGGGCGAGCCCGGGGCTCCCGCCGACCCCGCGCTGATTCGCGGTCTGCGAGCGGCCATGTCGGCGCAGCGGCCCGCGGTGCTCGCGCACATCCGCAGCATCCGCCGCCAGCACCCCACCGCGTCGCCCGAGCAGGTCGTGCGCATTCTCGAGAAGCGGTTCCTCGCGAGCGTCACCCTCAGCGGCGCCGGCAGCGGCGGAGCCTCGGTCATTCCCGGGGTCGGCACCGCGATCACCCTCACCGTCATCGGCGCCGAGACTGTGCTGTTCTTCGAGATGACGGCGCTGTTCGCCCAGTCGGTCGCCGAGATTCACGGCATCGTCGTCGACGACGAGGAGCGCGCCCACACCCTCGTCATGGCACTGCTGCTGGGTGGGCCGGGCAAGGAGCTTCTCGAGCAGTTCATGCGCCACGCCGGGACGCGCAGCGGCGACCGAGTCGAGTACTGGGGAGAGACGATCACCGCGACCATGCCGAAGGCGGTCACGAGCTACCTCAACAGGGCGTTGCGCGAGCAACTGGCCAAGCGCTTCGCCGTGGCGCAGGGGGCCGGCATGGCCGGCCGCCTCATCCCGTTCGGCATCGGCGCGGTCATCGGCGGCACGAGCAATCGCATCATCGGCGGTCGCGTCGTCACCGCCGCGCGTCAGGCGTTCGGGCCAGCCCCGCTGACCTGGATGGCCGAACTCGAGGCGATCAGTCCTCGCCGGGAACGGCGTCTTCGTCTTCCTCGTCGTCGAGGGGGTCGGACTCGCTCGTGATCGGGTCGGCGGCGTGCGCCGCCGCCGCACGCTCCCACTCCTCGAAGAGGGTCTCCACCGCGGCATGGAACCGCGCCGTCGCCGCACCCGGCGTCGTGTCGCCGAAGTAGCGTGTGACCCAGGCCGTGAGTGCATCGTGCGCCTCGGTGCTCGTGAGCACGTGGTCGACGAGCGGCACGATCTGATCGGCCTGCTCGGCGCTCAGCCACTCGCACGCACTCAGGTAGCCGGACTCGTCGATCTCGGCGTCCGCCGACGCCGGCCGCGCGACGATGAGCGGCTTGCCGGTCGCGAGCCGGTCGTAGATCATCGCCGAGATGTCAGTGATGGCGACGTCCGCCGCGACGAGCTGCCAGCCGAGCGACGAGCCCGAATCGTAGAGGTGGTGGGCGGCGGGGTCGGCGGCGTTCGCCTGCGCGAGGGCGGCGACGATGCGGTGGTGCGCCGCGCGGTACCCGCGGTCGACGACACCGCTGCGCGGGTGCGGCCGGTAGATGACGCGGTGGCGGCCGGTCGCGAGCAGAGCATCCACGAGTCGCTCCCCGTGGCTCGCGATCGAGCCGTACGCGGCGGCAGGGCGGTCGCCCTCCCAGGTGGGCGCGTAGAGGACGACTGTGCGGTCGTCGGGGGTGAACGGCAGCTCGCCGGCGAAGTGGTCGGCCTGCGGCCGCCCGATCTCGAGCACGCGCCGGTCGAGGTCGTAGTTCCACAGCTTGCGCGCGAGGCGATCCTTGGCGGCCTGACCGGCGACGAACGCGTAGTCGTATGCCTTGTACTGGTTCGTCGTCATGTACATCTTGTCCGACTCGCCGTGGTTGACGAACACGTGCCACATGCGGCTGTACCGGAACATCTGGAAGTTCTTGGTGTTCTGGTTGACGTAGAAGACGAGGCGCAGCGGCTGCTCGGCGACGAAGCGCTCGAGGTCGGTCACCCTGCGCAGGTAGACGGCAGGCACGGGCGCCTCATCGAGGAGCGTCATCATCGTGCCGGGGCTGCGACTGATGATGGCGACCGGATGCTCGCGCGCGAGCTCGGCGAGCGGCGCGTACCACTGCCTGATCTGGTACAGGTTCACGCGCGTGTCGGCGAAGTACACGGCGATCTCGATCGACCCGGGGTCGGGAGGCGTCACGCCCTCGAGCCGCTCGGCGAGCAGGGCGCGGTTGCGGCGCGAGCGCAGAAGGTTGCGCGCGATGCGCCGCGCTGCCTTTGCCTGCCCCCAGAGCCCCATGAGTCCATCCTCCCAGCGCCTCTGCAGCGCCCTTGACGATTCGGCCACACCGTTACCGACTTGTTCGCAACTGTGCCCGGCGCGGGCGCGAGGTGACAGAATCTCTCGGGATGGCCCGCTTCACGTTCAGCGCCGGCAACGCGCGCGTGCTCGCCCGCGCCCCGCTCTACGCGCTCGGGGCGCTCGTCGCCGTCCTCGTGCCGCGCAGCCCCCGCCAGTGGGTGCTCGGCTCGGGAGCCGGTCTCGGCGAGGGTGCGCTCGCGCTGCACGACCTCGCGCGCGAGCGCCAGCCCGAGCGGCGGCTCACGTGGCTCGCGTCGAGTCGCGCTGAGCTCGACGCGGCGCGGGCGCGCGGCATGCGCGCCCTGCCCAAGCGCGGGCCGCGCGGCCTGTGGGCGACGCTGCGCGCGGGTGTCGCTGTCGTGACCCACGGCTTTGGAGACGTCAACCGCTTCGGGGTGAGCGGCGCGCGCGTCGTGCAGCTGTGGCACGGCATCCCGCTCAAGAGGCTCCACCTCGATTCGGCGGCCGCTCTGCGCTTGCCGCTCATCGGGTCCCTGCCCGGGGTCGGCCGCCTCATGCGCGCGCTGTACCGCCGGGCCGGGGCGCAGATCGCGCTCTTCCCGGTCGCGTCGGCGCTCGTGGCGGGCCGCATCCGCAGCGCGTTCGGGCTCGCCGCGGCGCGCATCCTCGTCTCGGGCGACCCGCGTGACGACGTGCTGCTGCGCGGCACGGCCGCCGAGCGCCGCGTGCGCGCCCGCGCGACGGTCGCCGACGCCTGCGGTGCACTGCCCGAGGAGGGCCCGGTCGTGCTGTACGCGCCGACGTGGCGGGACGGCGATGAGGATGCCGCGATCCCCACCCGCGACGAGTGGCAGGCCATCGCGGCCTGGGCCGACCGTGCCGGCGCCGTGCTGCTCATCCGCTCCCACCCGCTCGGGGCGGGCTCGTACGCGGCGGGGGCGCAGCAGTCGCCGCGCATCCGCCTGCTCGGCAGCGACGTGCTCACCGAGGTGACCCCCGTGCTGGCCGCCGTCGACGTGGTCGTGACCGACTACTCGTCGATCGCCTTCGATGCGGCGATCGGCGGTGTGCCGACGGTGTTCTTCGCGCCGGATCTCGCCCGCTACCTGGCGACGCGCGGGCTGTACACGCCGTACCGCGAGTTCAGCGGCGGGGACCCGGCCACAACGTGGGTGGAGGTGCTCGAGCGACTGGACTCCGCACTCGGCGATGGACGGGCCGCAGCGCTCGCGCACGCGGCCTGGTTGCGCGACGAGCACGTCGATCTGCTCGACGGTCGGGCGACCGA contains:
- a CDS encoding NTP transferase domain-containing protein, translating into MTTQIVILAAGMGSRLGRELPKPLTKLSDGRTIMGQQHDNIRAAFGTDVTITTVVGYKLEHIIDAFPDVEYVYNEQYDQTNTSKSLLRALKATGKHGVLWMNGDVVFDPQALVRSAELVHADRSFVSVNTSTVSDEEVKYTVDAEGFIEKLSKTVVGGLGEAVGINYVSSRDKAALVHHLTRCADQDYFERGIELAIEHDRVRIEPVDISDLYAVEVDFAEDLERANLFV
- a CDS encoding ABC transporter permease translates to MTTALPPRRARSRFDAYRQSLWLLTSRDLRVRYSTSFLGYFWSVLEPLVMAVIYWFVFTQIVQRTIGAEPYIVFLLAGLLPWMWFNGAVGDSTRAFIKDAKLVRSTRIPRTVWINRIVLAKGIEFLASIPVIVVFAIIFGATLTWGVLWLPLAVVLQTVLTVGLAMMIAPLVVFFRDLERAVKLILRFLFYGSPIIYGLSDLPDGLELWASFNPLAGIISLYRASFFPDQVDATAVLIAAAMSLLFLGAGILVFRRMVRSVLKEI
- a CDS encoding ABC transporter ATP-binding protein — its product is MATTEPRSAPVIRASGAGIRFRRNRTGRRSFKDLFAGRDRRARPGEFWALRGIDVTVHEGEAIGVVGRNGQGKSTLLKLVAGVMLPDEGTVEVHGGVAPLIEITGGFVDDLTVRENVFLTAGLHGMPRAEIVARYDEIIDFAELRDFVGTPYKHLSSGMKVRLAFAVISRLEEPILLVDEVLAVGDKAFRAKCYRRIDELLSAGRTLFFVSHNERDLKRFCARGLYLDKGELKLDGPIGEVLAAYDADYGSVT
- a CDS encoding CDP-glycerol glycerophosphotransferase family protein, whose translation is MGLWGQAKAARRIARNLLRSRRNRALLAERLEGVTPPDPGSIEIAVYFADTRVNLYQIRQWYAPLAELAREHPVAIISRSPGTMMTLLDEAPVPAVYLRRVTDLERFVAEQPLRLVFYVNQNTKNFQMFRYSRMWHVFVNHGESDKMYMTTNQYKAYDYAFVAGQAAKDRLARKLWNYDLDRRVLEIGRPQADHFAGELPFTPDDRTVVLYAPTWEGDRPAAAYGSIASHGERLVDALLATGRHRVIYRPHPRSGVVDRGYRAAHHRIVAALAQANAADPAAHHLYDSGSSLGWQLVAADVAITDISAMIYDRLATGKPLIVARPASADAEIDESGYLSACEWLSAEQADQIVPLVDHVLTSTEAHDALTAWVTRYFGDTTPGAATARFHAAVETLFEEWERAAAAHAADPITSESDPLDDEEDEDAVPGED